Proteins encoded by one window of Erysipelothrix rhusiopathiae:
- the rpiB gene encoding ribose 5-phosphate isomerase B, whose translation MKIAIAADHGGFETKEGLRLVLEEMGHEVKDFGVYSEESQDYPDFAYPAAKAVAEGLYDRGVVVCGTGVGVSIVANKVRGIRCALVTSTEVAQLTREHNDSNMLALGGRTTPYETNVAILKTWIETPYSEDARHGRRICKISDLETKEGRE comes from the coding sequence ATGAAAATCGCTATAGCAGCGGACCACGGAGGGTTTGAAACAAAAGAGGGACTCCGTTTAGTATTGGAAGAAATGGGACATGAGGTAAAGGATTTTGGGGTTTATTCTGAAGAATCGCAGGATTATCCTGATTTCGCATATCCTGCAGCAAAAGCTGTAGCTGAAGGTTTGTATGATCGAGGTGTAGTTGTTTGTGGAACCGGTGTAGGTGTTTCAATTGTCGCGAATAAAGTTAGAGGGATTCGCTGTGCTCTAGTAACAAGTACTGAGGTTGCGCAACTGACACGTGAACACAATGATTCAAACATGCTTGCATTGGGAGGGCGTACAACGCCTTATGAAACCAATGTCGCAATTCTTAAGACATGGATTGAGACACCATATAGCGAAGATGCGCGTCATGGTCGTCGTATTTGTAAGATATCTGATTTAGAGACCAAGGAGGGCCGTGAATGA
- a CDS encoding copper homeostasis protein CutC: protein MIVEVCAGSVEDCITAQTCGANRIELNSGLYLGGLTPSAGMLVSAKQHTNIPIITMIRPRGGGFCYSELEVESMIYDAENLIQNGSDGLVFGFLNEDSTVNMKLTQKFVDICHNAGIEAIFHRAFDCVLDPIKAIEDLIACGVDRVLTSGLQDHASDGIELLTELHKTYSKDIELCVGSGVNESNALEIVEKTGIHQLHSSFKTWYLDPTTKNDSVSYAYSHLGDYDGVSEDKLKSFMSTVQKQ from the coding sequence ATGATCGTTGAGGTATGTGCAGGAAGTGTCGAGGATTGCATCACTGCACAAACATGTGGTGCCAATCGTATTGAATTAAACAGTGGTTTATATTTAGGGGGGTTAACTCCAAGTGCAGGGATGCTTGTGTCTGCGAAACAACATACGAACATTCCAATTATCACCATGATAAGACCAAGAGGCGGGGGATTTTGTTATTCAGAATTGGAAGTGGAATCAATGATTTACGATGCTGAAAACTTAATTCAAAATGGTTCAGATGGACTTGTTTTTGGATTTCTTAACGAAGATTCGACTGTGAATATGAAACTTACTCAAAAATTTGTGGATATCTGTCATAATGCGGGAATTGAGGCCATTTTTCATCGTGCGTTTGATTGTGTTTTGGACCCGATCAAGGCAATTGAAGACTTAATTGCTTGTGGTGTTGATCGTGTTCTAACAAGCGGATTACAGGACCATGCAAGTGATGGCATTGAATTACTTACAGAACTTCATAAAACCTATTCTAAAGATATCGAGTTGTGTGTTGGTTCAGGTGTGAATGAATCGAATGCTTTAGAAATTGTGGAGAAAACAGGCATTCATCAACTCCATAGTTCGTTTAAGACATGGTATTTAGATCCGACGACAAAAAACGATTCAGTTTCGTACGCTTACAGTCATCTTGGAGATTATGATGGTGTCAGTGAGGACAAACTTAAATCATTTATGAGTACAGTTCAAAAGCAATAA
- the prmC gene encoding peptide chain release factor N(5)-glutamine methyltransferase: MTYKDLVNEGTEILDKANIYTGFARVLMLELLRDKDLDMFAIYNEEVEAVFTNEYRNKINQLTTDEPLGYVLGYEWFYGYKLFVNEGVLIPRSETEELVGHLLSDIDAHFDTPVIADVACGSGAIGIALAKELNLKVYASDISEEALEVARRNADYNQADMEIMQGDMLEPLIEKNIKLDVLACNPPYIKNTEHIQTSVLNNEPHVALFGGEDGLFFYRKVFEKAHLVLNDKAVMAFEIGFDIGEAVVALAQEFFSDAKIVLRQDINGLDRMVFVYKGINHED; encoded by the coding sequence ATGACTTATAAAGATTTAGTTAATGAGGGAACAGAGATTCTCGACAAAGCAAATATATATACGGGCTTCGCTCGTGTTTTAATGCTTGAACTCTTACGCGATAAAGATTTAGATATGTTTGCTATTTATAATGAAGAGGTTGAGGCTGTTTTCACTAACGAATATCGAAATAAGATTAATCAATTAACTACCGATGAACCTTTAGGATATGTCTTAGGATATGAGTGGTTTTATGGTTATAAGCTGTTTGTGAATGAGGGCGTACTGATTCCTCGTTCAGAAACAGAAGAACTTGTTGGTCATCTATTATCCGATATTGATGCACATTTTGATACACCCGTAATTGCGGATGTCGCATGTGGAAGTGGTGCTATTGGCATTGCTTTAGCAAAAGAATTAAACTTAAAAGTTTATGCTTCCGATATTAGTGAAGAAGCATTGGAAGTAGCACGCCGTAATGCGGATTACAACCAAGCAGATATGGAGATTATGCAAGGGGATATGTTAGAGCCTTTAATTGAGAAAAATATTAAGCTCGATGTTCTAGCATGCAATCCACCATATATTAAAAATACAGAACATATTCAAACTTCGGTATTGAACAATGAACCTCATGTTGCCTTATTTGGTGGTGAGGATGGTTTGTTTTTCTATCGTAAGGTATTTGAAAAGGCACATCTTGTTTTAAACGATAAGGCAGTGATGGCTTTTGAGATTGGTTTTGATATTGGGGAAGCAGTTGTTGCGTTAGCTCAAGAATTTTTTAGTGACGCTAAGATTGTGCTTCGTCAAGACATCAACGGCCTTGATCGTATGGTCTTTGTCTACAAAGGTATTAATCACGAAGATTAG
- a CDS encoding DUF1146 domain-containing protein, producing MHDIQRIVLYFVCFLASAYALRGIDFHKVMRKGSETRIQLLYIFLSLGLGYVVAQFLMGLSFAYFM from the coding sequence ATGCATGATATCCAAAGAATTGTTTTATATTTCGTATGTTTTCTCGCAAGTGCTTATGCACTCAGAGGGATTGATTTTCATAAAGTGATGCGAAAAGGTAGTGAAACGCGTATTCAATTACTCTACATATTCTTATCTCTTGGATTAGGTTATGTTGTAGCGCAGTTTTTGATGGGATTATCATTCGCTTATTTCATGTAG
- the rpmE gene encoding 50S ribosomal protein L31 gives MKKGIHPEYHQTKIVCSSCNTEIEVGSTATDLRVDTCANCHPFYTGKQRFANAAGRIDKFNKKYGIK, from the coding sequence ATGAAAAAAGGAATTCATCCAGAATACCACCAAACAAAAATTGTTTGTTCATCTTGTAATACTGAAATTGAAGTTGGTTCAACAGCAACAGATCTACGTGTAGATACTTGCGCAAACTGCCATCCTTTCTATACAGGTAAACAACGTTTTGCTAATGCAGCTGGACGTATTGACAAGTTCAATAAGAAATATGGTATAAAATAA
- a CDS encoding cation:proton antiporter: MIYTILLILILGQVSKKTAKMMHVPALLLLIILGMTIGPFGLNWIHPSIQMLSSEIRGFALIIILLRAGFGLDRQNLAQVGRPAFLLSFVPGVFEAGTVMILSMHFLNFSFIQGGVLGFILAAVSPAVVVPMMVYLEKNRIGTQKKIPTLILAGASVDDIVAISIFSVFLGFSSTGWISPLQIMLRLPMMIVIGFISGVMLGRVLSAYGKNSKITVFLMLMLAFCLQKSEKYLPIASLLGVMVSAATLRERNQSLAVFLSNAMDSLWVVAEIFLFVLVGAQVDFKAAQSSGIIGVVIIVCALLVRMVGVFVSLINTDLTLKERIFVAISYIPKATVQAAIGGTPLALGLPNGEVILAISVLAILITTPLGAIGMNLTAKPLLE; the protein is encoded by the coding sequence ATGATATATACAATTTTACTAATCTTAATTCTAGGCCAAGTTTCAAAAAAAACGGCTAAAATGATGCATGTTCCAGCATTACTACTATTAATCATTCTTGGTATGACAATAGGTCCCTTTGGCCTCAATTGGATTCATCCAAGTATTCAAATGTTGTCATCTGAAATTCGAGGTTTTGCTTTGATCATTATTTTACTTCGCGCTGGTTTTGGTCTCGATCGCCAAAATCTTGCTCAAGTAGGTCGACCTGCATTTTTGCTCAGTTTTGTTCCAGGTGTTTTTGAAGCGGGAACAGTTATGATTTTAAGTATGCATTTTTTGAATTTTAGTTTTATTCAGGGTGGGGTGTTAGGCTTCATTTTGGCGGCAGTTTCTCCAGCTGTAGTGGTCCCAATGATGGTTTATTTAGAAAAAAATAGAATTGGCACCCAAAAAAAGATTCCAACTTTAATCCTTGCCGGAGCATCGGTGGATGATATTGTGGCGATATCAATATTCTCTGTTTTTCTCGGTTTTTCGAGTACGGGATGGATATCTCCACTTCAAATTATGCTGAGATTGCCCATGATGATCGTCATAGGATTTATTTCCGGGGTAATGCTCGGTCGAGTTTTAAGTGCTTATGGGAAGAATTCAAAGATAACTGTGTTTTTGATGTTGATGCTTGCTTTTTGTCTGCAAAAATCAGAAAAGTATTTACCGATAGCCTCATTATTAGGCGTGATGGTGAGTGCTGCAACACTTCGAGAACGTAACCAATCATTAGCCGTTTTTCTTTCTAATGCGATGGATTCACTTTGGGTTGTCGCGGAGATTTTTCTTTTTGTCTTAGTTGGTGCGCAAGTGGATTTTAAAGCGGCACAATCTTCGGGTATAATCGGAGTTGTAATCATTGTTTGTGCTCTTTTGGTACGTATGGTGGGTGTTTTTGTATCACTAATCAACACAGATTTAACCCTTAAAGAACGAATTTTTGTAGCAATTTCATACATACCGAAAGCGACAGTTCAAGCGGCAATTGGTGGGACACCTTTAGCCTTGGGTTTACCAAATGGTGAAGTAATTCTTGCGATTTCAGTTCTTGCGATTTTAATTACAACACCACTGGGAGCAATCGGAATGAACTTGACGGCGAAGCCACTCTTAGAGTGA
- a CDS encoding rod shape-determining protein: MFSKAVGIDLGTANILIYVKGEGVVLDEPSVVSIDAETKKCLAVGQSAKDMLGRTPGRVLAIRPLKDGVIADFEVTEMMLQYFVRKLNLKGMFSRPTILICCPSNITSVERKAISDAAYRAGAKRVYIEEEPKVAAVGANLDISKPAGSMVLDIGGGTTDVAILSLGEIVTSTSLKVAGDRLDHDIIKYVKDTYKLLIGDRTAEEIKTHIGTARIDSVKDMEQTTIAVSGRDLVTGLPNTITLKAEETANAMHESLQDIVRACRTVLEQTPPELSADIVGRGIVLTGGGALLHGLDELISHELSIPVYVAENALTCVAEGTGIMLENLDLVR; encoded by the coding sequence ATGTTTTCAAAAGCAGTCGGAATTGACTTAGGTACCGCAAATATTTTAATTTATGTAAAAGGCGAAGGCGTCGTTTTAGACGAACCTTCAGTAGTATCCATTGATGCTGAAACTAAAAAATGCCTTGCTGTAGGACAATCAGCAAAAGATATGTTAGGGCGTACACCAGGACGTGTTCTAGCAATCCGTCCATTGAAGGATGGCGTTATTGCAGATTTTGAAGTAACAGAAATGATGCTTCAATATTTTGTTAGAAAATTAAACCTTAAAGGTATGTTTTCACGACCAACAATCTTAATTTGCTGTCCATCAAATATTACATCTGTAGAACGTAAAGCGATCAGTGATGCAGCTTATCGTGCAGGTGCTAAACGTGTTTACATCGAAGAGGAACCAAAAGTTGCTGCTGTCGGTGCAAATCTAGATATTTCAAAACCAGCAGGTTCAATGGTTTTAGATATAGGTGGAGGAACAACCGATGTTGCAATCCTTTCACTTGGTGAAATCGTAACAAGTACATCTCTAAAAGTTGCGGGTGACCGTTTAGATCATGATATTATCAAATATGTTAAAGATACATACAAACTTTTAATTGGGGATCGTACCGCTGAAGAAATCAAAACTCACATTGGGACTGCTCGTATCGACAGTGTCAAAGATATGGAACAAACTACGATTGCAGTTAGTGGTCGTGATTTAGTTACAGGTCTTCCAAATACAATTACATTAAAAGCAGAAGAAACAGCGAATGCTATGCACGAAAGTCTTCAAGACATTGTGCGCGCATGCCGTACTGTTCTTGAACAAACACCTCCTGAACTATCAGCAGATATTGTAGGACGAGGAATCGTACTTACAGGTGGTGGAGCATTATTACATGGCCTTGATGAATTAATTTCACATGAATTAAGTATTCCAGTTTATGTTGCTGAAAACGCACTAACCTGTGTTGCTGAGGGAACAGGAATCATGTTAGAAAACTTAGACTTAGTTCGATAA
- the glyA gene encoding serine hydroxymethyltransferase yields the protein MRDTKVFEAIELEEQRQLDHIELIASENYVSDQVLEVTGSILTNKYAEGYPGKRYYGGCEYVDIIENLAIDRLKEIYGAEHANVQPHSGSQANMAVYMTVLEHGDVVLGMDLNSGGHLTHGHQLNFSGINYTFFGYGVDKHTEMIDYDYVLKRALEVQPKLIVAGASAYSREIDFKRFKEIADEVGAYLMVDMAHIAGLVASGLHQSPVPYADFVTTTTHKTLRGPRGGAILCKEKYARKLDRSVFPGMQGGPLMHVIAGKAVCFYEALQPNFKTYQQQVILNAKTLAQEFSNLGYRLVSGGTDNHLILVDVKNSIGMTGAHAEKVLDKVGITINKNAIPFDTERPAVTSGIRLGSPAMTSRGFKEEEFKKIAHWIHEALTHYEDDEILTRISNEVKTLTRQYPVRGERI from the coding sequence ATGAGAGATACAAAGGTATTTGAAGCCATTGAATTGGAAGAGCAACGACAACTTGATCATATTGAGTTAATTGCGTCAGAAAATTATGTTTCAGATCAAGTATTGGAAGTAACTGGAAGTATATTAACGAATAAATATGCGGAAGGATATCCTGGAAAACGCTATTATGGTGGCTGTGAGTATGTCGATATAATCGAAAATCTAGCGATTGATCGTCTTAAAGAAATTTATGGTGCAGAGCACGCTAATGTTCAACCTCACAGTGGTTCACAAGCAAATATGGCTGTTTATATGACTGTGTTAGAACATGGTGATGTTGTTTTAGGGATGGATTTAAATTCTGGAGGACATTTAACGCATGGACACCAATTAAACTTCTCAGGTATTAATTACACATTCTTTGGATATGGTGTTGATAAACATACTGAGATGATTGATTATGACTATGTATTAAAGAGAGCTTTAGAAGTTCAACCTAAACTAATCGTAGCAGGAGCAAGTGCATACTCTCGTGAAATTGACTTCAAGCGCTTTAAAGAAATTGCGGATGAAGTTGGAGCATATCTAATGGTAGACATGGCCCATATTGCAGGTCTTGTTGCTTCAGGGCTTCATCAAAGTCCCGTCCCTTATGCAGACTTTGTAACCACGACAACACATAAAACACTTCGTGGACCACGTGGTGGCGCAATTCTCTGTAAAGAAAAATATGCGCGCAAGTTGGATCGTTCTGTATTCCCTGGTATGCAAGGGGGACCATTGATGCATGTGATTGCGGGAAAAGCGGTATGTTTCTATGAAGCATTGCAACCAAATTTCAAAACCTATCAACAACAAGTCATTCTTAATGCGAAAACACTTGCACAAGAGTTTTCAAACTTGGGATATCGCTTGGTAAGCGGTGGAACGGATAATCACTTAATCCTTGTGGATGTGAAAAATAGTATTGGAATGACCGGTGCTCATGCAGAAAAAGTTCTTGATAAAGTAGGTATTACCATTAATAAAAATGCAATCCCATTTGATACCGAACGACCTGCTGTTACAAGTGGAATCCGTCTCGGATCACCAGCGATGACAAGTCGTGGTTTCAAAGAGGAAGAGTTTAAGAAGATAGCTCACTGGATTCATGAAGCATTAACGCATTATGAAGACGACGAAATCTTGACACGAATTAGTAATGAAGTTAAAACGTTAACACGTCAATACCCGGTGAGAGGAGAAAGAATATGA
- a CDS encoding L-threonylcarbamoyladenylate synthase → MDTKRFNKNQSDDIAQMIQEGGLVAIMTDTVYGLAASSADGSLYQKLKDAKERPENKPFPLMVGSLDQIESVAELTDRDRHLMKTFMPGAVTFIFNIKDGVFPFLGDQRTIGIRMADDIWVQDIINKVGYPIWLPSANRSGFDTAISSDMVIDQLDGRIEGVVLGECVGGVSSSVFDITGDEIKCLRQGVITLEEINKEVGL, encoded by the coding sequence ATGGATACAAAACGATTTAATAAAAATCAAAGTGATGACATTGCGCAAATGATTCAAGAGGGTGGGCTTGTCGCAATTATGACGGATACGGTCTACGGATTGGCTGCAAGTAGCGCAGATGGTTCGTTGTATCAAAAGCTAAAGGATGCGAAAGAACGTCCCGAGAACAAACCGTTCCCATTGATGGTTGGTTCCCTTGATCAAATTGAAAGTGTTGCGGAGTTAACAGACCGTGATCGTCATCTCATGAAAACCTTTATGCCAGGAGCTGTTACATTTATCTTTAATATCAAAGATGGTGTGTTTCCTTTCTTGGGCGATCAACGTACGATTGGTATTCGTATGGCAGATGATATATGGGTTCAAGACATTATTAACAAAGTAGGCTATCCAATTTGGCTTCCATCCGCAAATCGTTCAGGATTTGATACAGCAATCTCATCGGACATGGTGATTGATCAGCTTGATGGCCGTATTGAAGGTGTTGTTTTAGGAGAATGTGTCGGAGGAGTTTCATCCAGTGTGTTTGATATTACAGGGGATGAAATTAAATGTTTACGACAAGGTGTTATTACTTTAGAAGAAATTAATAAGGAGGTAGGATTATGA
- a CDS encoding GNAT family N-acetyltransferase — MITYKQNVDLELNDVLKLYNDAGWYAYTNNPEKLMRAIKNSMITLTAWNGNQLVGLIRAVGDQETILYIQDLLILSDRQRQGIGKTLLLTLLSLYPDVRQTVLITDNNPKLIAFYKSVPMKFIEDAQGKCFVKYRKEI; from the coding sequence ATGATTACCTATAAACAAAACGTAGACCTTGAATTAAACGATGTATTAAAACTATACAATGATGCAGGTTGGTATGCTTACACCAATAACCCTGAAAAACTTATGCGTGCGATTAAAAATTCGATGATTACACTAACTGCTTGGAATGGGAATCAACTGGTTGGTTTGATTCGCGCTGTTGGTGATCAAGAGACAATTCTTTACATTCAAGATTTGCTCATTCTTAGTGATCGTCAACGTCAAGGAATCGGAAAAACATTGTTGCTTACACTTTTATCGCTGTATCCCGATGTTAGACAGACTGTATTAATTACGGATAACAATCCAAAGTTAATTGCTTTTTATAAAAGTGTTCCGATGAAATTCATAGAGGATGCACAAGGGAAATGTTTCGTAAAATATCGAAAGGAGATATAA
- the prfA gene encoding peptide chain release factor 1: MMEKTMRDRLEKIQARDEEITEMMMSSEVLSDRKMMAKLGKEQSSMQQVLHAYRQFLEAEDFFTQAQEMLAVDEPELQELAAMESAEYSEKMVKIIEELEVLLVPKDPSDSFDAIVEIRGAAGGDEGNIFAGDLYRMYTRYAESLGYKYELIEAMDAEAGGYSLISFVVKGAEPFRHFKFESGAHRVQRVPKTETQGRIHTSTATVLVLADVEDEEIDIDPNDLEIDTMRSSGAGGQHVNKTDSAVRIVHKPTGIAVKCQDGRSQHDNKDKAMRLVRARVYEEHQRRIQEERHGERQSKVGTGARSEKIRTYNYPQNRVSDHRIGLTLQKLDIIMEGKLDEIVNALLEQEQKEILEQGA, translated from the coding sequence ATGATGGAAAAAACAATGAGAGACCGTCTTGAGAAGATTCAAGCACGTGATGAAGAAATCACAGAAATGATGATGTCCTCAGAAGTGTTGTCGGATCGTAAAATGATGGCCAAATTAGGTAAAGAACAATCGTCTATGCAGCAAGTCTTGCATGCATACCGACAATTCTTAGAAGCAGAAGACTTTTTCACGCAAGCACAAGAAATGCTTGCTGTCGATGAGCCTGAGTTGCAAGAACTTGCAGCAATGGAATCTGCAGAATACTCTGAAAAAATGGTAAAAATTATCGAAGAACTTGAAGTTCTATTGGTTCCAAAAGACCCATCAGATTCGTTTGATGCAATTGTGGAAATTCGTGGAGCAGCGGGTGGCGATGAAGGAAATATCTTCGCAGGTGACTTATACCGTATGTACACCCGATATGCAGAAAGTCTTGGATACAAATACGAATTGATTGAAGCAATGGATGCTGAAGCGGGCGGATATTCTTTAATTTCTTTCGTTGTGAAAGGTGCGGAACCATTCCGTCACTTTAAATTTGAGTCGGGAGCACATCGCGTTCAACGTGTACCGAAAACAGAAACACAAGGTCGTATCCATACTTCAACTGCTACAGTTCTCGTTTTAGCGGATGTTGAAGATGAAGAAATTGATATTGACCCTAATGATCTTGAGATTGATACAATGCGATCATCAGGAGCTGGTGGACAACACGTTAATAAAACGGACTCAGCTGTTCGTATCGTTCACAAACCTACAGGGATTGCAGTTAAGTGTCAAGATGGTCGTTCACAACACGATAATAAAGATAAAGCGATGCGTCTTGTTCGTGCTCGTGTTTATGAAGAACATCAACGTCGTATTCAAGAAGAACGTCATGGTGAACGCCAATCTAAAGTTGGTACCGGAGCGCGTTCTGAAAAAATTCGTACATATAACTATCCACAAAACCGTGTGAGTGATCACCGTATTGGATTAACATTACAAAAATTAGACATAATTATGGAAGGTAAGTTGGATGAAATTGTGAATGCTCTTCTTGAGCAGGAACAAAAAGAAATCCTTGAACAAGGTGCTTAA
- a CDS encoding APC family permease: protein MKKKLGLFSIVLLGINAIIGSGIFLLPNKAMALMGTASLAVFIFNMFVVMSIGLCFAEAATYFNKSGGPYVYAKEAYGDFIGFEVGFIKWAICIIAWATMAVAFATALGQIVPAAQDPMIQNIVVVCILVGLGIVNIIGVNVSKILNNVVTVSKLVPMIIFISLGIFFIKPSNYSPVFIETTGNFGKTSLLLFYAFTGFENIAVAAEDMENPQKDLPKATVIVMIIVSLFYFFIQFVSIGILGPELAHIPAPIQTAMGMILGPFGSSLVAAGTLVSIGGINIANSFVTPRCGVALADDGLLPSFIGKRSKRDTPTYAILISVGIAIPVALSGSFATLAAISVVSRFAQYIPTCLSVLVFRKRNQPTEFDFKIPFGPVIPIFAITVSFWMLSQATLEQLLWGLAGLLIAVPFYFIMKKNRQDQIKI from the coding sequence ATGAAGAAAAAACTCGGATTATTCAGTATCGTACTATTAGGAATTAACGCTATTATCGGTTCAGGTATTTTTCTTTTACCGAATAAAGCGATGGCACTTATGGGAACAGCAAGCTTAGCTGTGTTTATTTTTAATATGTTTGTTGTGATGAGTATTGGATTGTGTTTTGCGGAAGCGGCAACGTATTTTAATAAAAGTGGTGGACCATATGTTTATGCGAAAGAAGCATATGGTGACTTCATAGGATTTGAAGTTGGTTTTATCAAGTGGGCGATCTGCATCATTGCTTGGGCCACAATGGCTGTGGCATTTGCGACAGCACTTGGACAAATTGTTCCAGCAGCTCAAGATCCAATGATCCAAAATATTGTAGTCGTTTGTATTCTAGTTGGACTTGGTATTGTGAATATAATCGGCGTCAATGTATCAAAAATCCTCAATAATGTGGTGACGGTTTCAAAACTGGTACCGATGATTATTTTTATTTCCTTGGGTATCTTTTTTATCAAGCCAAGTAACTACAGTCCAGTATTTATAGAAACAACTGGTAATTTTGGGAAAACATCCCTGTTATTGTTTTATGCGTTTACAGGATTTGAAAATATTGCGGTGGCTGCAGAAGATATGGAAAATCCGCAAAAGGATTTACCTAAGGCGACTGTGATCGTTATGATCATTGTTTCACTGTTCTATTTTTTCATACAATTTGTTTCGATTGGGATTTTAGGTCCAGAACTCGCTCATATCCCTGCACCGATTCAAACGGCTATGGGTATGATACTTGGGCCATTTGGATCTTCCCTTGTTGCGGCAGGTACGCTTGTTTCGATTGGTGGTATCAATATTGCAAATTCATTTGTGACACCACGATGTGGCGTTGCACTCGCAGATGATGGTTTATTACCGTCGTTTATCGGTAAACGCAGTAAACGTGACACACCGACGTATGCGATCTTAATCTCGGTAGGTATTGCGATTCCTGTTGCGTTATCGGGAAGTTTTGCCACACTCGCTGCAATAAGTGTTGTCTCTCGTTTTGCGCAATACATTCCAACATGCCTTTCGGTATTGGTATTCCGTAAAAGAAATCAACCTACTGAGTTTGATTTTAAAATTCCATTTGGACCTGTAATTCCGATTTTCGCGATAACCGTTAGTTTTTGGATGTTGTCACAAGCAACACTAGAACAACTTCTTTGGGGACTTGCTGGGCTGCTCATTGCAGTTCCATTCTATTTCATCATGAAAAAAAACCGACAGGATCAAATCAAGATCTGA
- the upp gene encoding uracil phosphoribosyltransferase, translating into MITVLNHPLITHKLTQMRMESTKTKDFRQNLDEIAGLMAYEITRDLKLDPVTINTPCGEYDTFEMKRDVVLVPILRAGLGMVDGIQNLIPTAKVGHVGVYRDEETLMPHEYFAKFPENLAESEVLVLDPMLATGGSADAAIEIVKRHGAKTIKLVCLVGAPEGVELIKKAHPDVDIFLAALDEKLNADGYIVPGLGDAGDRIFGTK; encoded by the coding sequence ATGATTACAGTATTAAATCACCCATTAATTACACATAAACTTACACAAATGAGAATGGAATCTACAAAGACCAAAGATTTCCGTCAAAATCTTGATGAAATAGCAGGTCTTATGGCTTACGAAATTACACGCGATCTTAAATTAGACCCTGTAACGATTAACACACCATGTGGAGAATATGACACATTTGAAATGAAACGTGATGTTGTCTTAGTCCCAATTTTACGTGCAGGTCTTGGAATGGTTGATGGAATTCAAAATTTAATACCAACAGCTAAAGTAGGACACGTTGGTGTTTATCGTGATGAGGAAACACTGATGCCACATGAATACTTCGCAAAATTCCCTGAGAATTTAGCTGAGTCTGAAGTATTAGTTTTAGATCCAATGCTTGCAACAGGTGGTAGTGCCGATGCAGCAATTGAAATCGTAAAAAGACATGGCGCAAAAACAATTAAGCTTGTTTGTCTAGTTGGGGCACCTGAAGGTGTTGAACTTATTAAGAAGGCGCATCCAGATGTTGATATTTTCTTAGCAGCACTTGATGAAAAACTTAATGCAGATGGATATATTGTTCCAGGTCTTGGAGATGCTGGAGACCGAATTTTCGGTACAAAATAA
- a CDS encoding thymidine kinase, with the protein MYHQYQEGYIEVITGCMFAGKTEELIRRINVLKFAHKNIIVFKPAVDNRYSDSKVVSHAGTSVQSVVVDKATDILKYVTKETDVVAIDEVQFFDEEIVKVCDHLALEGKRVMVAGLDMDFRGEPFGVIPKLMTTAEFVTKLTAVCTECGAPATRTQRLVNGKPASYHDPVVMIGASESYEARCRHDHIVLDKPQINGNSEGDK; encoded by the coding sequence ATGTATCATCAATATCAAGAGGGTTATATCGAAGTCATTACCGGTTGTATGTTTGCTGGGAAGACAGAAGAGTTAATTCGTCGTATTAATGTTTTAAAATTTGCACATAAAAACATTATTGTTTTTAAGCCAGCTGTGGATAATCGCTACAGTGACAGTAAGGTCGTTTCGCATGCGGGAACTAGCGTGCAAAGTGTTGTAGTTGATAAGGCGACAGACATCTTAAAATACGTTACTAAAGAAACGGATGTTGTTGCAATTGATGAAGTTCAATTCTTTGATGAAGAAATTGTTAAGGTGTGTGACCATCTTGCCTTAGAAGGCAAACGCGTAATGGTAGCAGGTCTTGACATGGATTTTCGTGGTGAACCTTTTGGCGTAATTCCTAAATTAATGACTACTGCAGAGTTTGTTACAAAACTTACAGCGGTTTGTACTGAATGTGGCGCACCTGCGACACGTACACAACGTTTAGTAAATGGAAAACCGGCATCCTATCATGATCCAGTTGTCATGATTGGAGCAAGTGAATCGTATGAAGCACGATGCCGTCATGACCATATTGTTTTGGATAAACCTCAAATTAATGGAAATAGCGAAGGTGATAAATAA